In one window of Blastopirellula marina DNA:
- the uvrA gene encoding excinuclease ABC subunit UvrA gives MDFHRDKLSAIDPTQDTSSICVRGARVHNLKNVDIDLPRDQLIVITGPSGSGKSSLALDTLYAEGQRQYVESLSVYARQFLDQMERPDVDLIVGLQPTICIDQRTGSQNPRSTVATITEIYDYLRLLMARLGLPHCWKCDRPITQQTAEQIQDRLLALPEETKLMIMAPMVQGRKGAHKEVLDRIRREGLLRVRVDDEVYQIDEVPELNPKKNHTIEAVVDRIIIREGLRARMSDSVAMALKLSEGRLLSCHLDTDKVDDKHPKGTWIDQIFNTELACTECNISFIDIEPRTFSFNSPYGTCPKCEGLGICEEFDPDLVVPERDMSIDEGAIAPWRGLTASAISKVSKGLDTWLGKHKLDRTTKLSDWSQEDRTRLLSGEGSTWQGVLIALEKEYVTTTRKKRIEQLGKFRGKLPCPACHGARLRPEALAVRVADHNIHQIVRLSINDARTFFDDLEFDEHESLIATPIVREISKRLAFLEKVGADYLTLDRAADTLSGGELQRVRLATGIGSGLVGICYILDEPSIGLHSRDNHRLIEALVELRDHGNTVIVVEHDEAIMRVADRLVDVGPGAGSRGGQIIAEGTPEVVSHVESSITGQYLSGRTKIDVPQSRRKVAKSRMISIEGATTNNLKDVAVQIPLGAFVCVTGVSGSGKSSLVNETITPALLRRLGQPSQRPGAFTSLRGTSQIDKVIPIDQSPIGRTPRSNPATYTGVFDEIRKVFADTRQAKQYGYKASRFSFNVKGGRCEECQGQGLRKIEMNFLPDLFVECPQCHGKRFNRQTLRVKYKDLSIADVLNLPIEEASDFFEAVPTIHRVLASLCDVGLGYLSLGQPSTTLSGGEAQRIKLATELARTETGSTLYVLDEPTTGLHFEDIRRLLSVLSRLVDKGNTVLVIEHNLDVIKSADWLIDLGPEGGSGGGHIIATGTPEQVAEIETSYTGQYLKPLLNGHES, from the coding sequence GTGGATTTCCATCGAGACAAGCTGTCTGCCATCGATCCGACGCAGGATACGTCCTCGATCTGCGTCCGCGGGGCACGTGTTCATAACCTGAAAAACGTCGACATCGATCTCCCTCGAGATCAGTTGATCGTCATCACCGGGCCCAGCGGCAGCGGCAAAAGCTCGCTGGCTCTCGATACGCTGTACGCCGAAGGACAGCGTCAGTATGTCGAAAGCTTGTCGGTCTATGCCCGCCAGTTCCTCGACCAGATGGAACGCCCCGACGTCGACCTGATCGTCGGTTTGCAGCCAACCATCTGTATCGACCAGCGAACCGGTAGCCAGAACCCCCGTAGCACGGTCGCCACGATCACTGAAATCTACGACTACTTGCGTCTGCTGATGGCGCGGCTGGGGCTGCCTCACTGCTGGAAGTGCGATCGACCGATCACGCAGCAAACGGCCGAACAGATTCAAGATCGCCTGCTGGCTCTGCCGGAAGAAACCAAGCTGATGATCATGGCCCCGATGGTTCAGGGGCGTAAAGGGGCCCACAAAGAAGTCCTCGATCGCATCCGCCGCGAAGGCCTGCTGCGAGTTCGCGTCGACGACGAGGTCTACCAGATCGACGAAGTCCCCGAGCTCAACCCGAAAAAGAACCACACCATCGAAGCGGTCGTCGACCGCATCATCATTCGCGAAGGGCTTCGCGCTCGTATGAGCGACTCGGTCGCCATGGCACTGAAGCTGAGCGAAGGTCGGCTCCTTTCCTGCCATCTGGATACCGACAAGGTCGATGACAAGCATCCCAAGGGAACATGGATCGATCAGATCTTCAACACCGAGCTGGCCTGTACCGAGTGCAACATCAGCTTTATCGACATCGAACCCCGCACGTTCAGCTTCAATAGCCCTTACGGCACTTGCCCCAAGTGCGAAGGCCTGGGCATTTGCGAAGAGTTCGACCCCGACCTGGTCGTACCGGAACGCGACATGTCGATCGACGAAGGAGCGATCGCACCATGGCGCGGCCTGACCGCTTCCGCAATTTCCAAGGTCAGCAAAGGGCTCGATACATGGCTCGGCAAGCATAAGCTTGACCGCACCACCAAACTCAGCGACTGGAGCCAGGAAGATCGTACCAGGCTTCTTTCCGGTGAAGGGAGCACCTGGCAAGGCGTGCTGATCGCCCTCGAAAAAGAATACGTCACCACCACCCGCAAAAAGCGGATCGAACAGCTTGGCAAGTTCCGCGGCAAGCTTCCCTGCCCTGCGTGTCACGGGGCTCGTCTTCGCCCCGAAGCCCTCGCCGTTCGCGTGGCCGACCACAACATTCACCAGATCGTGCGTCTGAGCATCAACGATGCCCGCACCTTCTTCGACGACCTCGAGTTCGACGAACACGAAAGTCTGATCGCCACTCCGATCGTCCGCGAGATCTCCAAGCGGCTGGCCTTCCTGGAAAAGGTGGGGGCCGACTACCTCACCCTCGACCGCGCCGCCGATACGCTCAGCGGTGGCGAACTGCAGCGCGTGCGTCTGGCCACCGGCATCGGTAGCGGGCTGGTCGGTATCTGCTACATCCTGGACGAACCCTCGATCGGTCTCCACTCGCGCGACAACCACCGCCTGATCGAAGCCCTGGTTGAACTGCGTGACCATGGCAACACCGTCATCGTGGTCGAACACGACGAAGCGATCATGCGTGTCGCCGATCGCCTGGTCGACGTCGGCCCTGGTGCCGGCAGCCGCGGCGGGCAGATCATTGCCGAAGGAACGCCTGAAGTCGTCTCGCATGTCGAAAGCTCGATCACCGGGCAGTACCTCAGCGGCCGCACGAAGATCGATGTGCCCCAATCGCGCCGCAAGGTGGCCAAGTCGCGGATGATCTCCATCGAAGGAGCCACGACCAACAACCTGAAGGACGTCGCCGTGCAGATTCCGCTGGGCGCTTTCGTCTGCGTGACCGGCGTCAGCGGCAGCGGCAAGAGTTCGCTCGTCAACGAAACGATCACGCCGGCCCTGCTGCGCCGCCTGGGGCAACCTTCGCAGCGACCAGGCGCGTTCACCAGTCTTCGCGGCACCAGCCAGATCGACAAGGTCATCCCGATCGATCAGTCCCCCATCGGCCGCACGCCGCGCAGCAACCCGGCCACCTACACCGGCGTGTTCGACGAAATTCGCAAGGTGTTCGCCGACACGCGGCAAGCCAAACAGTATGGCTACAAAGCGTCCCGCTTCAGCTTCAACGTGAAGGGGGGCCGCTGCGAAGAATGCCAGGGGCAAGGCCTGAGGAAGATCGAAATGAACTTCCTGCCAGACCTGTTCGTCGAATGTCCCCAGTGTCATGGCAAACGCTTCAACCGCCAAACGCTACGAGTGAAATACAAAGACCTCTCAATCGCCGACGTGCTGAACCTGCCGATCGAAGAGGCGTCGGACTTCTTCGAAGCCGTCCCCACCATCCACCGCGTACTGGCAAGCCTGTGCGACGTGGGACTGGGCTACCTCTCGCTCGGCCAACCGAGCACCACCCTTTCCGGCGGTGAGGCCCAACGCATCAAGCTCGCTACCGAACTCGCCAGAACGGAAACCGGCAGCACGCTGTACGTACTGGACGAACCAACGACTGGGCTGCACTTCGAAGACATCCGCCGGCTGCTCTCGGTACTGAGCCGCCTGGTCGACAAGGGGAACACGGTCCTGGTGATCGAACACAACCTGGACGTGATCAAAAGCGCCGACTGGCTCATCGACCTCGGCCCCGAAGGAGGCTCCGGCGGCGGTCACATCATCGCCACCGGCACCCCGGAACAAGTCGCCGAAATAGAAACCAGCTACACCGGCCAATACCTCAAGCCACTACTCAACGGCCACGAGAGCTAA
- a CDS encoding PIN domain-containing protein, with protein sequence MIWGFVDYENLGSLKGIAFKQYQKLFIFCGPKNPNINLGDATVGEFLKIEVIKLKSTGSNNLDFHIAYYLGKFSETAAADIQFHVISRDHGFDGLVSHIKKTGRACQRTAPANGEKKTGFSACADLAVERLRHTDGRTRPRKEKPLINWIASQCHSKDSLVDGKTILAELVSAGLIQNENSVIKYKLKP encoded by the coding sequence ATGATTTGGGGTTTTGTCGATTACGAAAATCTTGGCAGCCTGAAAGGCATTGCGTTCAAGCAATACCAAAAGCTATTCATCTTTTGTGGTCCCAAGAATCCCAATATCAACCTGGGAGATGCAACCGTCGGTGAGTTCCTGAAGATTGAAGTCATCAAGCTGAAATCCACAGGCTCGAACAACCTTGATTTTCATATCGCGTACTACCTGGGAAAGTTTTCCGAGACCGCTGCGGCGGATATCCAGTTTCATGTGATCTCGCGCGATCATGGCTTTGACGGGCTCGTCAGCCATATTAAAAAGACAGGACGTGCGTGCCAGAGGACCGCACCGGCTAATGGTGAAAAGAAGACCGGTTTCAGCGCATGTGCGGATCTCGCAGTCGAGCGACTTCGTCATACGGATGGAAGGACAAGGCCACGCAAGGAAAAGCCGCTTATCAACTGGATCGCGTCACAGTGTCACAGTAAGGATAGCCTTGTTGATGGCAAGACGATCTTGGCAGAATTGGTGAGCGCGGGGCTGATTCAAAATGAGAACTCCGTCATTAAATATAAACTGAAACCCTAA
- a CDS encoding polysaccharide pyruvyl transferase family protein, which translates to MKRRTFLQTSVAAALASQVYAAPARRPRIILRSSWQVVNIGDIAHTPGVMALLEKYLPEADVTLWASGDFSEEVHAMEAKRFPNMRVVKGSIGETGKVSNADLKDAVDSCDFLLHGSGPSFVARKDVGRFVEHTGKPFGIYGITYGGADQATIDLMSSARFVYFRDSVSLKKAKQDGMKSAIMEFGPDGAFACDLRDDEKAEAYLKQVGLKHGEFLCCITRLRSTPYWEVKPGSKFDPAKNARNEAMRDQDHQPVREAITRLVTETDKKVLLCPEDMTQMKVTKLNLYDQLSDEVKQKVVWRDKFWLTDQALSTYVRSAGFFGLEMHSPIMCIGNGVPAIVGRFAEQTSKGYMWQDIGLGDWLFDFDQPEQVANYASTVVDLVQRPEHAQQMVAQAQAVVTQRQRETMEVVRQSVGL; encoded by the coding sequence ATGAAACGTCGTACGTTCTTACAAACTTCGGTCGCTGCCGCGCTGGCTTCGCAGGTCTACGCGGCTCCTGCCCGCAGGCCGAGGATTATCCTTCGTTCTTCGTGGCAGGTGGTGAACATCGGTGACATCGCCCACACGCCGGGCGTGATGGCACTGCTGGAAAAGTACCTTCCAGAAGCGGACGTCACGCTGTGGGCCTCCGGCGACTTCTCGGAAGAAGTTCACGCGATGGAAGCCAAGCGATTTCCGAACATGCGTGTCGTAAAGGGTTCGATTGGCGAGACCGGCAAGGTTTCCAATGCCGACCTGAAGGATGCCGTCGACTCGTGCGATTTCCTGCTGCATGGCTCGGGACCGTCGTTCGTGGCCCGCAAGGACGTGGGGCGATTCGTCGAGCACACCGGCAAGCCATTCGGTATCTATGGCATCACCTACGGTGGAGCCGATCAGGCCACAATCGACCTGATGAGCTCGGCCAGGTTCGTCTACTTCCGCGATTCCGTTTCGCTGAAGAAGGCGAAGCAGGATGGCATGAAAAGCGCGATCATGGAGTTCGGTCCTGATGGTGCGTTTGCCTGCGATCTGCGTGACGATGAAAAAGCGGAAGCATACCTCAAGCAGGTTGGTTTGAAGCACGGAGAGTTTCTCTGCTGCATCACGCGGCTTCGCAGCACGCCGTACTGGGAAGTGAAACCGGGGAGCAAGTTCGATCCGGCTAAAAACGCCCGCAACGAAGCGATGCGGGACCAAGATCACCAGCCAGTCCGCGAGGCGATTACCAGGCTGGTGACCGAGACCGACAAAAAAGTGCTGCTCTGTCCGGAAGACATGACCCAGATGAAGGTCACCAAGCTGAACCTCTATGACCAGCTTTCCGACGAGGTGAAGCAGAAGGTCGTGTGGCGCGACAAGTTCTGGCTCACCGATCAGGCCCTTAGCACGTACGTGCGTTCGGCGGGGTTCTTCGGGCTCGAAATGCACTCGCCGATCATGTGCATCGGAAACGGTGTTCCGGCGATTGTCGGGCGTTTTGCCGAGCAGACCTCGAAAGGCTATATGTGGCAGGACATTGGCCTGGGGGATTGGCTGTTTGACTTCGATCAGCCAGAGCAGGTCGCCAATTATGCGTCGACCGTGGTAGACTTAGTACAGCGGCCAGAGCACGCCCAGCAGATGGTCGCCCAGGCCCAGGCCGTTGTGACCCAGCGGCAGCGCGAGACGATGGAGGTCGTTCGCCAATCGGTCGGTCTGTAA
- the msrA gene encoding peptide-methionine (S)-S-oxide reductase MsrA, whose product MADLQTATFGGGCFWCTEAVFLELRGVQHVESGYAGGHVANPTYEQVCTKTTGHAEVIQITYDAEEVSYEDLLEIFFQTHDPTTKDRQGNDVGPQYRSAIFYHSEEQKQLAEAFIARLNESGAFPAPIVTEVTEINNYYPAENYHQDYLANNPSNPYCAMVVRPKVDKFRKQFADKLR is encoded by the coding sequence ATGGCAGATCTTCAAACGGCGACTTTTGGCGGCGGGTGCTTCTGGTGCACCGAGGCGGTCTTTCTGGAACTGCGCGGCGTTCAGCATGTCGAGTCAGGCTACGCCGGAGGGCACGTTGCCAATCCGACCTACGAACAGGTTTGCACCAAAACAACCGGTCATGCCGAGGTGATTCAAATCACGTACGATGCGGAAGAGGTCAGCTATGAAGACCTGCTTGAGATCTTCTTTCAAACGCACGATCCCACCACGAAAGATCGCCAAGGGAACGACGTCGGCCCGCAGTATCGCAGCGCGATCTTCTACCACAGCGAAGAGCAAAAGCAGTTGGCCGAGGCCTTCATCGCCAGGCTGAATGAAAGTGGCGCATTCCCGGCCCCGATCGTTACGGAAGTCACCGAGATCAACAACTATTACCCGGCCGAGAACTATCATCAGGATTACCTGGCCAACAATCCCAGCAACCCTTACTGCGCGATGGTCGTACGCCCGAAGGTCGATAAGTTCCGCAAGCAGTTTGCCGACAAGTTGCGATAG
- a CDS encoding arylsulfatase, producing MTRTLATLLLAIVGLGWFFPELAEAKKPNIIYILADDLGIGDLGCYGQVKFETPNIDRLAAEGMKFTDHYSGSTVCAPTRSVLMTGLHTGHTPVRGNAEVKPIGQQPMPADTVTLPELLKAAGYTTGAFGKWGLGYPGSEGDPINQGFDVFYGYNCQRNAHTYYPTWMYDNEKKIELDGKTYSHDLIMDHALQFIRDNKDKPFFCYLPITIPHAAMHVPEEYVAPFREKFAEFENKVGKYAGPPVKNPIAAFAGMCTKMDEDVGRVMHLVKELGLDDDTIIMFTSDNGAHQEGGHDPEFFNSNGPYRGHKRDLTDGGIRAPFLVRWPGHVKPGTESNLISAHWDVLPTLCQLAGVEVPAGLDGISMVPELTGKGEQPKHDYLYWEFFEHGGRRAVRMGKWKAVQNNMSNNPAAPIALYNIEQDVEENVDLSAQHPLVVAKVREIFKQAHTENDRFKFKFETK from the coding sequence ATGACCCGTACGCTTGCCACCTTGTTGTTAGCCATTGTCGGCCTCGGTTGGTTCTTCCCGGAACTAGCCGAAGCGAAAAAGCCAAACATTATTTACATTCTCGCCGACGATCTGGGGATTGGCGATCTTGGCTGCTACGGCCAGGTGAAGTTCGAGACCCCCAACATCGATCGCCTGGCGGCCGAAGGGATGAAGTTCACCGATCACTACAGCGGCAGCACCGTATGTGCTCCGACGCGTAGCGTGCTGATGACCGGCCTGCACACCGGGCACACGCCAGTCCGCGGCAATGCCGAAGTGAAGCCAATCGGTCAGCAGCCGATGCCGGCCGATACGGTCACGCTGCCGGAACTGCTGAAAGCGGCCGGCTACACGACCGGTGCTTTCGGCAAGTGGGGCCTGGGTTATCCCGGCTCGGAAGGGGATCCGATCAACCAGGGCTTCGACGTCTTCTACGGTTACAACTGCCAGCGGAATGCTCACACGTACTACCCAACCTGGATGTACGACAACGAGAAGAAGATCGAGCTCGACGGCAAGACTTACTCGCACGATCTGATTATGGATCATGCGTTGCAGTTCATTCGCGATAACAAGGACAAGCCGTTCTTCTGCTACCTGCCGATCACCATCCCGCACGCCGCGATGCACGTGCCGGAAGAGTACGTCGCTCCTTTCCGCGAGAAGTTCGCTGAGTTTGAAAACAAGGTTGGCAAGTACGCCGGACCTCCCGTGAAAAACCCGATCGCTGCGTTCGCTGGCATGTGCACCAAGATGGACGAAGATGTCGGCCGCGTGATGCACCTGGTCAAGGAACTGGGACTCGACGACGACACGATCATCATGTTCACCAGCGACAACGGAGCGCACCAGGAAGGTGGCCACGATCCCGAGTTCTTCAACAGCAACGGTCCTTATCGCGGTCATAAGCGCGACCTGACCGACGGCGGCATCCGCGCCCCGTTTTTGGTTCGCTGGCCAGGCCACGTGAAGCCAGGCACCGAAAGCAACCTCATTAGTGCCCATTGGGATGTGCTGCCAACACTGTGCCAACTGGCCGGTGTCGAAGTGCCAGCCGGCCTCGACGGCATCAGCATGGTGCCGGAGCTGACCGGGAAAGGGGAGCAGCCCAAGCACGATTACCTGTACTGGGAGTTCTTCGAACACGGCGGCCGACGCGCGGTTCGTATGGGTAAGTGGAAGGCCGTGCAAAACAACATGTCCAATAACCCCGCCGCCCCGATCGCCCTGTACAACATCGAACAGGACGTCGAAGAAAACGTCGACCTTTCAGCCCAGCACCCGCTGGTAGTCGCCAAGGTTCGCGAGATCTTTAAGCAGGCACACACCGAGAACGATCGCTTCAAGTTCAAGTTTGAGACGAAGTAG
- a CDS encoding SMI1/KNR4 family protein, with the protein MTTTPESIEQTIQACYPAVTAAFNPPATEAEIAAAERQLGVEFPAEFKQFYLAANGQQLDELGCGVGVPAVPRMPLGGGSSETCTWGEFLTLDGVVQATLAHRELAEFDFPDDDNVELVGPVTVHRNHLIFCDPGTGDSLGLDLAPPSIGQKYQVVAINHDPSGFACLASSFTEFVAQVVRAISSDDFVYTEEEGCFLPADEA; encoded by the coding sequence ATGACGACAACCCCCGAATCCATCGAGCAGACGATCCAGGCTTGCTATCCGGCGGTAACCGCCGCATTCAATCCGCCGGCTACCGAAGCGGAGATCGCCGCTGCCGAGCGTCAGTTGGGTGTCGAGTTCCCGGCCGAGTTCAAGCAGTTCTACCTGGCCGCCAATGGGCAACAACTCGACGAGCTTGGCTGCGGCGTGGGAGTGCCTGCGGTTCCACGGATGCCGCTGGGGGGCGGCTCAAGTGAAACGTGTACGTGGGGCGAGTTCCTGACGTTGGATGGCGTTGTGCAGGCCACGCTCGCCCATCGCGAGCTCGCCGAGTTCGACTTTCCGGATGATGACAACGTCGAACTGGTCGGCCCGGTGACCGTTCATCGCAATCACCTTATCTTCTGCGATCCTGGTACCGGCGATAGCCTTGGGCTCGATCTTGCGCCCCCTTCGATCGGTCAGAAGTACCAGGTCGTCGCCATCAACCACGACCCGTCTGGCTTTGCCTGCCTGGCTTCTTCGTTCACTGAGTTTGTGGCCCAGGTCGTCCGCGCGATCTCGTCCGATGACTTTGTCTACACGGAAGAGGAAGGATGCTTTCTGCCGGCGGACGAAGCATGA
- a CDS encoding DUF1883 domain-containing protein, producing MATQSQQFLHYPLGHCTQGKTVEVTLSSAANVQLLDANNFALYKSGSQYRYHGGYVTKSPYRIRIPSDGNWHIAIDLGGAAGHVKASVQVI from the coding sequence ATGGCCACACAATCACAACAGTTTCTCCACTACCCATTGGGGCACTGCACACAGGGAAAAACGGTTGAGGTAACACTCAGCAGTGCTGCGAATGTCCAACTGCTGGACGCAAATAACTTCGCACTGTACAAGTCTGGCTCTCAATATCGGTATCATGGAGGTTACGTGACAAAAAGTCCTTATCGCATCAGAATTCCAAGCGACGGCAATTGGCATATTGCAATCGATCTAGGTGGCGCTGCGGGGCACGTAAAAGCTTCTGTACAAGTTATCTAA
- a CDS encoding DUF1294 domain-containing protein: MRKQGTITRWEDDRGFGFISRDHGTDDLFVHISAFPRSSRRPEVGDTVFYEIGKNKEGKPQAVNASFTDEPESPRPIAGKRSHGAWPVLFALLFVGFLVAAALFNRLPWLVVGAYGVLSLVTFIVYGWDKAKAKMGKWRTPESTLHLMGLVGGWPGALAAQRLLRHKSSKQEFLLVFWGTVALNVLAVGYLVWSGNAVVVNQWIDQV, from the coding sequence ATGCGTAAGCAGGGAACTATCACTCGCTGGGAAGATGACCGCGGCTTCGGTTTCATCTCGCGCGATCACGGCACGGATGATCTCTTCGTTCACATCTCGGCATTTCCCAGAAGCTCGCGGCGGCCGGAAGTTGGGGATACGGTTTTCTACGAGATCGGGAAGAACAAAGAAGGCAAGCCTCAAGCTGTAAACGCGAGTTTTACCGACGAGCCGGAATCCCCCAGGCCGATCGCCGGCAAGCGTTCGCATGGCGCGTGGCCGGTGCTGTTTGCTTTGCTGTTCGTGGGTTTCCTGGTTGCTGCGGCACTATTCAATCGATTGCCTTGGCTGGTAGTGGGGGCCTACGGCGTGCTGAGCCTGGTAACGTTCATAGTCTATGGCTGGGATAAAGCGAAGGCCAAGATGGGCAAATGGCGCACGCCAGAATCGACCTTGCATCTGATGGGGCTGGTCGGTGGTTGGCCTGGTGCCTTGGCAGCCCAACGCCTTTTGCGGCATAAATCGAGCAAGCAGGAATTCTTATTGGTATTCTGGGGGACGGTCGCTCTGAACGTTCTTGCCGTAGGCTACCTGGTTTGGAGTGGTAACGCCGTGGTCGTCAATCAATGGATCGATCAGGTTTAG
- a CDS encoding DUF3050 domain-containing protein: MIVMPPSAQERLDRIEQVLAPQRQELLDHAVYQRIANADALKVFMQYHVFAVWDFMSLLKALQLKLTCTTVPWLPTENNLGRRLVNEIVLGEESDEDGEGGFSSHFELYQSSMQQIGADGYLIDRFLQRLESGRDVTAALYEADLPRPIVQFVTNTFDLIASDNLCAIASGFTYGREDLLPGVFQKIVAQVNQELSGSASKFVYYLDRHIELDGDSHGPMAHRLLSHLCGDDDDKWQAAEDAAVRSLEARLLLWNGMLDALAY, from the coding sequence ATGATTGTCATGCCTCCTTCGGCGCAGGAGCGCCTCGACCGGATCGAACAGGTACTTGCTCCTCAGCGGCAAGAGCTGCTGGATCACGCCGTCTACCAGCGGATAGCCAATGCGGATGCGTTGAAAGTCTTCATGCAGTACCACGTCTTCGCGGTGTGGGATTTCATGTCGCTGCTGAAGGCCCTGCAGTTGAAGCTGACCTGCACGACCGTTCCTTGGCTACCAACCGAAAACAACCTGGGCCGCCGCCTGGTGAATGAGATCGTGCTGGGCGAAGAGAGCGACGAAGATGGCGAAGGGGGCTTCAGCAGCCACTTCGAGTTGTACCAAAGCTCGATGCAGCAGATCGGTGCCGACGGCTACTTGATCGATCGCTTCCTGCAGCGGCTGGAAAGTGGCCGCGACGTGACGGCCGCCCTATACGAAGCGGACCTCCCCCGCCCGATCGTGCAGTTCGTAACCAACACGTTCGACCTGATCGCCAGCGACAACCTGTGCGCGATCGCCTCTGGCTTCACCTATGGTCGCGAAGACCTGCTGCCAGGCGTCTTCCAGAAGATCGTCGCCCAGGTCAATCAAGAGCTATCCGGCTCGGCCTCGAAGTTTGTCTATTACCTCGACCGCCACATCGAACTCGACGGCGACTCGCACGGCCCGATGGCCCACCGGTTGCTCTCGCATCTGTGCGGCGACGACGACGACAAATGGCAAGCCGCCGAAGACGCCGCCGTGCGTAGCCTGGAAGCCCGGCTACTGCTGTGGAACGGAATGCTCGACGCGTTGGCTTACTAA
- a CDS encoding zinc-ribbon domain containing protein, producing the protein MDIFGDTDPKLMPRHLFGGAYQLDYASAIRGNPAKQNFSVCPRHWYLDAIYQCGMCRENFTWTAAEQKTWFEQWHFWIDSVPNQCPKCRKLRRDAKAARQEYNAIVEQARHGNDLALKARVLTLIDEMTTTDDQLPEKIKATYEVFASQLKNSKQPADHADKSTQKLSSKKSPPNI; encoded by the coding sequence ATGGATATCTTCGGAGACACCGACCCGAAATTAATGCCCCGTCACCTCTTCGGTGGTGCCTATCAGTTGGACTATGCGAGTGCAATTCGAGGCAATCCGGCGAAACAGAATTTCTCGGTCTGCCCACGGCATTGGTATCTCGACGCGATCTACCAGTGCGGCATGTGCCGTGAGAACTTCACCTGGACCGCCGCCGAGCAGAAGACCTGGTTCGAACAGTGGCACTTCTGGATTGATTCTGTCCCCAACCAGTGCCCCAAATGCCGAAAGCTACGGCGCGACGCCAAAGCGGCCCGGCAAGAATACAACGCCATCGTCGAACAGGCCCGCCACGGAAACGACCTCGCGCTGAAGGCCCGCGTCCTGACCTTGATCGATGAAATGACGACCACCGACGACCAGTTGCCTGAGAAGATCAAAGCAACGTACGAAGTGTTTGCCTCGCAGTTGAAAAATTCAAAGCAGCCCGCGGATCACGCGGATAAGAGCACACAAAAACTTTCTTCCAAAAAATCTCCCCCAAACATTTGA
- a CDS encoding SMI1/KNR4 family protein, whose translation MPDWVQIVNHQHEMGHAEDEYELATKPGVGADQLDQLADRLGISLPEEFRDFYLTFNGFGVAPEDDPSDVSWLFQPLEDLPGFIDSMRSSFAETHADVAARFFPFIDWANGDSMGYLTDSAGIVLPGLFCFEHESYAYNANQEADEFISAFPVTIEEFLSGE comes from the coding sequence ATGCCTGATTGGGTTCAAATCGTAAATCACCAGCACGAGATGGGACATGCCGAAGACGAGTATGAACTCGCGACGAAGCCCGGCGTTGGTGCCGACCAGTTGGATCAATTGGCCGATCGCCTGGGGATCTCTTTGCCGGAAGAGTTCCGCGACTTTTACCTGACGTTCAATGGCTTTGGTGTCGCTCCCGAGGACGATCCTAGTGACGTGTCCTGGTTGTTTCAGCCACTGGAAGATCTACCCGGTTTTATCGACTCGATGCGAAGTTCGTTCGCCGAAACGCACGCGGATGTCGCCGCGAGGTTCTTTCCGTTTATCGATTGGGCCAATGGCGACAGCATGGGATATCTGACCGATTCGGCAGGCATCGTCTTGCCTGGACTGTTCTGCTTTGAACACGAAAGTTACGCCTACAACGCCAATCAAGAGGCGGACGAATTCATTTCGGCCTTCCCCGTAACCATCGAGGAATTTCTGAGCGGCGAATAG